One segment of Gammaproteobacteria bacterium DNA contains the following:
- a CDS encoding peptidyl-prolyl cis-trans isomerase: MSSLHRLILSLAVACFIAGTAAANPTDNLTDTGATAVTVQMQTNKGLIVLELDAEKAPGTVANFLEYARAGFYDGTIFHRVIPNFMIQGGGFAPGMNEKATRAPIKNEADNGLKNSVGTIAMARTPDPNSASAQFFINVKDNAFLNHSAPTAQGWGYCVFGRVVEGMDVVHDIEKVATGNRGGHGDVPVEDVIIEKVTVVE; the protein is encoded by the coding sequence ATGTCCAGCCTGCATCGATTGATCCTTAGCCTGGCCGTCGCCTGCTTCATTGCCGGCACCGCCGCCGCCAACCCGACTGATAACCTGACTGATACTGGAGCCACCGCCGTGACCGTACAGATGCAAACCAACAAGGGCCTGATCGTCCTCGAGCTGGATGCCGAGAAGGCCCCCGGTACCGTGGCCAACTTTCTGGAATATGCCCGCGCCGGCTTCTACGACGGCACCATCTTCCACCGCGTGATTCCGAACTTCATGATCCAGGGAGGTGGCTTCGCACCCGGCATGAACGAGAAGGCCACGCGTGCACCGATCAAGAACGAGGCCGACAACGGCCTGAAGAACAGCGTCGGCACCATCGCCATGGCGCGTACCCCGGACCCGAATTCCGCCAGCGCGCAGTTCTTCATCAACGTGAAGGACAACGCCTTCCTGAACCACTCGGCGCCGACCGCGCAAGGCTGGGGCTACTGTGTCTTCGGTCGCGTCGTCGAGGGCATGGATGTGGTCCATGACATCGAGAAGGTCGCCACCGGCAACCGTGGCGGCCACGGCGACGTGCCGGTCGAGGACGTCATCATCGAGAAGGTCACGGTCGTCGAATAG
- a CDS encoding O-succinylhomoserine sulfhydrylase: MDFELDDYGFDTLAIRAGQRRTGEGEHSEAIFPTSSYVFSSAAEAAARFSGAQPGNIYSRFTNPTVRTFEQRLAALEGGESCVATASGMAAILATCLALLKQGDHLLSSRAVFGSTTVLFSTYLARCGIETGYVPLADLDAWAAAIRPNTRMLFLETPSNPLTELGDIRALADLAHARGCLLVVDNCFCTPALQRPLDLGADIVIHSATKYIDGQGRCIGGAVIGDEQRVGKEVYGFLRTCGPSMSPFNAWVFLKGLETLSLRMRAHSANALALATWLESHPQVARVYYPGLPSHPQHTLATAQQRDFGGIVSFDVRGGQPAAWRLIDTTRLLSITANLGDVKSTVTHPATTTHGRLAPEQRQAAGIGDGLIRVAIGLEDVADIRADLARGLDQA, from the coding sequence ATGGACTTCGAGCTGGACGACTACGGCTTTGACACGCTGGCGATCCGCGCCGGACAGCGGCGCACGGGCGAGGGCGAGCATTCCGAAGCGATCTTCCCGACCTCCAGCTATGTGTTCAGTAGCGCCGCCGAGGCGGCGGCACGCTTCTCCGGCGCGCAGCCGGGGAACATCTATTCGCGCTTCACCAACCCGACGGTGCGCACCTTCGAGCAGCGCCTCGCGGCCCTGGAAGGCGGCGAATCCTGCGTGGCCACCGCCTCGGGTATGGCCGCGATCCTGGCGACCTGTCTCGCCCTGCTCAAGCAGGGCGATCATCTACTGTCATCGCGTGCCGTATTCGGTTCCACAACCGTGCTGTTCAGCACCTATCTGGCCCGCTGTGGCATCGAGACCGGCTACGTGCCACTCGCCGACCTGGATGCCTGGGCGGCGGCCATCCGACCGAATACGCGCATGCTGTTCCTGGAGACGCCGTCCAACCCGCTCACCGAACTCGGCGATATCCGTGCCCTGGCGGATCTGGCGCATGCCCGCGGCTGCCTGCTGGTGGTCGATAACTGCTTTTGTACGCCGGCGTTGCAGCGCCCGCTGGACCTGGGTGCCGACATCGTCATCCATTCGGCGACCAAATATATCGATGGTCAGGGGCGCTGCATCGGTGGTGCGGTGATCGGCGATGAGCAGCGGGTCGGCAAGGAGGTCTACGGCTTCCTGCGGACCTGTGGGCCGAGCATGAGTCCGTTCAATGCCTGGGTATTCCTCAAAGGGCTGGAGACGCTGTCGTTGCGGATGCGCGCGCACAGTGCGAACGCACTCGCGCTCGCCACTTGGCTGGAGTCACACCCGCAAGTGGCGCGGGTCTATTATCCGGGGCTGCCCTCGCACCCGCAGCATACGCTCGCCACGGCCCAGCAGCGCGATTTCGGCGGGATCGTCAGCTTCGACGTGCGCGGCGGTCAGCCGGCGGCCTGGCGGCTGATCGATACCACGCGTCTGTTGTCCATCACAGCCAATCTCGGCGACGTGAAGAGCACGGTCACGCACCCGGCTACCACCACCCACGGCCGTCTGGCACCGGAGCAACGGCAGGCAGCCGGGATTGGCGACGGTCTGATCCGGGTCGCTATCGGTCTCGAGGATGTCGCGGATATTCGCGCGGACCTGGCGCGCGGGTTGGATCAGGCGTAG
- a CDS encoding DUF4147 domain-containing protein — MPTSPRTLLLHAYQAALAAVEGGARVRAALVGHRLRGPVRAVAVGKAASAMLGGAFDVLGADIEAALLITKHGYGPPDGTLPRTECIEAGHPVPDDRSLQAGDRLFRFVATAPPGRSWLILLSGGASSLVEVLPDGMQLSDLQRANAWLLASGLAIEEVNAVRRRISRIKGGGLAAQLARQGAGRVLALLISDVPGDDPGVIGSGPLHATPDRDRDMPADLPDWLQAWAGDTASASATAGLPLLETVIIANLDLALEAAARAGRDLGLEVQRHPARLAGAATATGRRLAETLLAARPGLHVWGGETTVVLPTEPGRGGRSQQLALAAAEVLDGCTDCVLLAAATDGSDGPTDAAGALVDGTTLARGRDLGLDAARALAAADAGRYLAATGDLIDTGPTGSNVNDVVLALKSGTAV, encoded by the coding sequence ATGCCGACCTCACCACGAACCCTGTTGCTGCACGCCTATCAGGCGGCGCTGGCGGCCGTGGAGGGAGGGGCGCGGGTCCGGGCGGCGCTGGTGGGACACCGACTGCGGGGACCGGTGCGCGCGGTCGCGGTGGGTAAGGCGGCGAGCGCCATGCTGGGCGGCGCCTTCGACGTACTGGGGGCAGACATCGAAGCGGCGCTGTTGATCACCAAGCACGGCTACGGACCGCCGGACGGCACCCTGCCGCGGACCGAGTGTATCGAAGCCGGGCACCCGGTCCCCGATGACCGGAGCCTGCAGGCGGGCGACCGCCTATTCCGCTTCGTTGCCACCGCACCGCCCGGACGGTCGTGGCTGATCCTGCTCTCCGGCGGCGCCTCCAGTCTGGTGGAAGTCCTGCCCGACGGCATGCAGCTGAGCGATCTGCAACGCGCCAACGCCTGGTTGCTCGCCAGCGGGCTTGCCATCGAAGAGGTCAATGCGGTGCGCCGCCGCATCTCGCGCATCAAGGGCGGCGGGCTGGCCGCGCAGCTCGCCCGACAGGGTGCGGGGCGGGTGCTGGCGCTGCTGATCTCCGACGTCCCCGGCGACGACCCCGGCGTGATCGGCTCCGGCCCGCTGCATGCGACACCGGATCGGGACAGGGACATGCCAGCCGATCTCCCGGACTGGCTGCAGGCATGGGCAGGCGACACCGCCTCAGCGTCGGCAACCGCCGGCCTGCCGCTGCTGGAGACGGTGATCATCGCCAATCTCGATCTGGCGCTGGAGGCCGCTGCGCGGGCTGGCCGGGATCTGGGGCTGGAGGTGCAGCGCCACCCGGCAAGGCTCGCCGGCGCTGCGACTGCGACGGGCCGGCGCCTGGCCGAGACGCTGCTGGCGGCGCGGCCGGGCCTGCACGTCTGGGGCGGTGAGACGACCGTAGTACTGCCGACCGAGCCGGGTCGTGGGGGGCGCAGCCAGCAGCTGGCGCTGGCGGCTGCGGAGGTCCTTGATGGGTGCACCGATTGCGTGCTGCTGGCGGCGGCCACCGACGGCAGTGATGGACCCACCGACGCGGCCGGTGCGCTGGTCGACGGGACGACCCTCGCACGCGGCCGCGATCTGGGGCTGGATGCCGCACGGGCCCTGGCGGCGGCCGATGCCGGCCGTTACCTTGCGGCGACCGGTGATCTGATCGACACCGGACCGACCGGCAGCAACGTCAACGATGTGGTGCTCGCGCTCAAGTCAGGCACGGCCGTCTGA
- a CDS encoding UDP-2,3-diacylglucosamine diphosphatase, producing the protein MSTTLFISDLHLDPRRPAVTALFLDFLTGLDAACAALYILGDLFEAWIGDDEDDPQVLEVLAGLRAATARGLPVFVMHGNRDFLLGDGFARKTGCRLLTEPALIDLGDERVLLLHGDTLCTDDHDYQQFRALVRDPAWQTQFLARSLAERRALAAQMRATSRQHTGEKQAEIMDVNPQAVAATLRAQGVRTLIHGHTHRPAIHTFNLDGQPARRIVLGDWYEQGSLLRCEGNACELQALPLSP; encoded by the coding sequence ATGAGCACCACCCTGTTCATCTCGGACCTGCACCTCGATCCGCGCCGGCCGGCCGTGACCGCGTTGTTCCTCGACTTCCTCACCGGGCTGGACGCGGCCTGCGCCGCGCTCTACATCCTCGGCGATCTGTTCGAGGCCTGGATCGGCGACGACGAGGACGACCCCCAGGTGCTCGAGGTCCTGGCCGGGCTGCGGGCGGCCACGGCCCGTGGCCTGCCCGTGTTCGTCATGCACGGTAACCGCGATTTTCTGCTCGGCGACGGCTTTGCCCGCAAGACCGGCTGCCGCCTGCTCACCGAGCCGGCGCTGATCGACCTGGGCGACGAGCGCGTGCTGCTGTTACACGGCGACACCCTGTGCACGGATGATCATGACTACCAGCAGTTCCGCGCCCTGGTGCGCGACCCGGCGTGGCAGACACAGTTTCTCGCCCGATCACTTGCCGAACGTCGCGCCCTGGCCGCGCAGATGCGCGCGACCAGCCGCCAGCACACCGGCGAGAAGCAGGCCGAGATCATGGACGTGAATCCGCAGGCGGTCGCCGCGACCCTGCGCGCGCAGGGCGTGCGTACGCTGATCCATGGTCACACTCACCGCCCCGCCATCCATACCTTCAACCTCGACGGACAGCCCGCACGACGCATCGTGCTGGGCGACTGGTATGAACAGGGCAGCCTGCTGCGCTGTGAAGGGAATGCCTGCGAACTGCAGGCGCTGCCACTCAGTCCCTGA